One part of the Enterococcus sp. DIV1094 genome encodes these proteins:
- a CDS encoding ABC transporter permease, which produces MIVSAISQGMLWAILGLGIFMTYRILDFPDMTTEGSFPLGGAVCVTAITHGVSPILATILGVLAGMAAGLVTGLLYTKGKIPVILAGILVMSGLNSVILFVMRTPNLSLLNHPVLQDVFHGLHLPNYFDTVLLGLLSLGLLISVLIFFFNTDLGQGYIATGDNETMARSLGIKTDRMKILGLTLSNGVIALSGALIAQNDGYADVNKGIGVIVIGLASIIIGEVIFQELTLIERLLAIVVGSIIYQLLILAVIKLGFDTTYLKLFSAIILAACLMIPQVKQALKLKTGFEKEV; this is translated from the coding sequence ATGATCGTATCCGCAATTTCTCAAGGCATGTTATGGGCCATCTTAGGTTTAGGAATTTTTATGACTTACCGGATCTTAGATTTTCCGGATATGACAACAGAAGGCTCGTTTCCTCTCGGTGGTGCTGTCTGTGTGACAGCAATCACGCATGGTGTTAGTCCGATACTTGCGACGATTTTAGGTGTGTTAGCAGGAATGGCCGCAGGACTTGTGACTGGCTTGCTGTATACGAAAGGGAAAATCCCAGTCATCTTAGCCGGCATCCTAGTGATGTCAGGATTGAACTCAGTGATCTTGTTCGTGATGCGCACACCGAATCTTTCGTTGTTGAATCATCCCGTTTTACAGGATGTATTTCACGGACTTCATTTACCGAATTACTTTGATACTGTGTTATTAGGACTCTTATCTCTCGGATTATTGATCAGCGTGTTGATTTTCTTCTTTAATACAGATCTAGGGCAAGGTTATATCGCAACAGGGGATAACGAAACAATGGCCCGTTCGTTAGGGATCAAGACCGATCGTATGAAGATCTTAGGCTTGACGTTATCCAATGGCGTGATTGCATTATCAGGCGCATTGATCGCCCAAAACGATGGCTATGCAGATGTCAATAAAGGGATCGGCGTGATCGTGATCGGTTTAGCTTCGATCATCATCGGTGAAGTGATTTTCCAAGAATTGACATTGATCGAGCGATTATTAGCGATCGTTGTCGGAAGTATCATTTATCAATTATTGATTTTAGCTGTCATCAAATTAGGCTTTGACACAACCTACTTGAAATTATTCTCAGCGATCATCTTAGCGGCTTGCTTGATGATTCCTCAAGTAAAACAAGCATTGAAATTAAAAACAGGATTTGAAAAGGAGGTCTAA
- a CDS encoding ABC transporter ATP-binding protein has product MTAILTIKNGRKVVNNGMHEEKVLLDEIQLTINEGDFITVLGGNGAGKSTLFNTIAGTLQLSQGGVYFKDQPITKLSEEARALFLSRVFQDPKMGTAPRMTVAENLLLAQKRGEKRTLRLRQLKNQKEVFYKLCQEVGNGLEQHLDTPAGELSGGQRQALSLLMATIKAPELLLLDEHTAALDPKTAKLLMELTNQRITEQKLTCLMITHRMEDALKYGNRLIVLQKGRIVKDLAKEEKQALSMNDLLHFFEEVID; this is encoded by the coding sequence ATGACAGCAATCTTAACGATCAAAAATGGTAGAAAAGTAGTCAATAATGGGATGCACGAAGAAAAAGTATTATTGGATGAGATCCAATTGACCATCAATGAAGGGGATTTTATCACTGTACTTGGCGGAAATGGCGCAGGTAAAAGTACCTTGTTCAATACGATTGCGGGCACACTGCAATTAAGTCAAGGTGGCGTGTATTTCAAAGATCAGCCAATCACTAAGCTGTCAGAAGAAGCACGAGCTTTATTTCTATCACGGGTGTTCCAAGATCCGAAAATGGGAACTGCCCCACGGATGACAGTGGCAGAAAATCTATTGTTAGCACAAAAGCGCGGCGAAAAACGAACACTTCGTTTACGCCAATTAAAAAATCAAAAAGAAGTTTTTTATAAACTTTGTCAAGAAGTAGGAAATGGCTTGGAACAACATTTAGACACCCCTGCTGGCGAATTATCTGGCGGGCAGCGACAAGCATTAAGCTTACTGATGGCAACGATCAAAGCACCAGAATTGCTTTTACTTGATGAGCATACGGCGGCACTCGATCCAAAAACAGCTAAGCTATTAATGGAACTGACAAACCAACGGATCACTGAGCAAAAGTTAACCTGTTTGATGATCACACACCGGATGGAAGATGCGTTAAAATACGGGAATCGATTGATCGTCTTACAAAAAGGACGGATCGTCAAAGACTTAGCAAAAGAAGAAAAACAAGCATTATCAATGAATGATCTCCTACACTTCTTTGAAGAAGTGATCGATTAG
- a CDS encoding shikimate dehydrogenase: MISGKTRIAGIFASPVSHSLSPLMHNTAFQARSIDAIYLAFTVDQTNLKQAVESIRTFNMLGVNLSMPNKIAVIPYLDELSQEAQLIGAVNTIVHRDNRLIGYNTDGMGFMRSVNEAGIAIKDKKVTMLGAGGAAKAIVVQAALDQAKEIVIYKRKNATFASVASTFQKIAEQTGCHITIKDYADTEQLKKDLEDTDLLINGTDMGMGEKKEMVPIDPQLLHPKIAVFDLIYSPRETRFLKEAKAQGCLTRNGLGMLLYQGAIAFELWTGQTMPIEKIQPLLDSKE, from the coding sequence ATGATTTCAGGAAAAACAAGAATAGCAGGGATTTTTGCATCTCCCGTGTCCCATAGCTTATCGCCATTGATGCACAATACAGCCTTTCAAGCTCGTTCGATCGATGCCATTTACTTGGCATTCACAGTCGATCAAACGAATCTCAAGCAGGCAGTCGAAAGCATTCGCACATTCAACATGTTAGGCGTCAATCTTTCAATGCCTAATAAAATAGCGGTCATTCCTTATTTAGACGAGTTAAGTCAAGAAGCGCAGTTGATTGGCGCGGTCAATACGATCGTGCATCGAGACAACCGTTTGATAGGTTACAACACCGATGGTATGGGGTTTATGCGTTCTGTCAATGAAGCAGGAATAGCGATAAAAGATAAAAAAGTGACTATGTTAGGTGCTGGTGGTGCAGCAAAAGCAATCGTTGTTCAAGCAGCGTTAGATCAAGCAAAAGAAATCGTCATCTATAAACGAAAGAACGCAACTTTTGCGAGTGTCGCTTCGACTTTCCAAAAAATTGCCGAACAAACAGGTTGTCACATCACCATCAAGGATTATGCAGACACTGAACAGTTGAAAAAAGATCTAGAAGACACGGATCTTTTGATCAATGGTACCGACATGGGCATGGGGGAGAAAAAAGAAATGGTACCGATCGATCCTCAGTTGCTCCATCCCAAAATCGCAGTGTTTGATTTGATTTATTCTCCAAGAGAAACACGCTTTTTAAAAGAAGCCAAAGCACAGGGATGTTTGACCAGAAATGGCTTAGGCATGTTACTATATCAAGGCGCAATCGCTTTTGAACTATGGACAGGCCAAACAATGCCAATTGAAAAGATCCAACCTTTACTCGATTCAAAAGAATGA
- a CDS encoding LCP family protein gives MSRMDRYKNIHKKAKPINEKSSPLSWRRTNKKQEDLGEEPNASYEGSYEERTSDPRRPTPYEEHVHSGQQPQKKGFFKKKPSNKPRKKRSWWKIILGILLILFVFSLISFFVGKFVAENDQSLEPATSETFNGAQSTSGAHNILILGSDTRGEDAGRADTIMVLQLDGPARKPKLISFMRDSFVTIPGVGDNKINAAYAYGGAELVRQTLLENFGLNCQYYMKVDFKSFEKVIDAMFMNGVSIDAEKDLNLDGVDIAKGKQRMDGHVLLQYARFRMDEEGDFGRVRRQQQVMDAIFGQLKNPLNLIRAPYAAGKAIGYTSTDVPMTFLVKNSFSILRGAGGIDRLSVPADNTWSYGQSDYAGSILVLDKQMNREKIEQFLSE, from the coding sequence ATGAGTCGGATGGATCGTTATAAGAACATCCATAAAAAAGCAAAACCAATCAATGAAAAATCATCGCCGTTATCTTGGCGACGCACCAATAAGAAACAGGAAGATCTTGGAGAAGAACCAAACGCTTCGTATGAAGGTTCTTACGAAGAAAGAACCAGTGACCCTCGAAGACCAACACCTTACGAAGAACACGTTCATTCAGGGCAACAACCACAGAAAAAAGGGTTCTTTAAAAAGAAACCATCCAATAAGCCACGTAAAAAACGTTCTTGGTGGAAGATCATCTTAGGGATCTTATTGATTTTATTTGTCTTTTCGCTGATTTCATTTTTCGTTGGGAAATTCGTAGCCGAAAATGATCAGTCACTTGAACCAGCGACTTCAGAAACATTCAATGGTGCCCAATCAACAAGTGGCGCGCATAACATCCTGATTTTAGGTAGCGATACAAGGGGCGAAGACGCAGGGCGAGCAGATACGATCATGGTCCTACAATTAGATGGGCCTGCCCGCAAACCAAAATTGATCTCATTCATGCGTGATAGCTTCGTGACGATCCCAGGTGTTGGAGACAATAAAATCAATGCGGCGTATGCCTACGGTGGCGCTGAGTTGGTTCGCCAGACTTTATTAGAAAACTTTGGGTTGAACTGTCAATACTATATGAAAGTCGATTTCAAATCATTTGAAAAAGTGATCGATGCGATGTTCATGAATGGTGTGTCGATCGACGCTGAAAAAGACTTGAATCTAGATGGTGTCGATATCGCCAAAGGTAAACAACGGATGGACGGTCACGTGCTGTTGCAATATGCACGTTTCCGTATGGATGAAGAAGGGGACTTCGGTCGTGTCAGAAGACAGCAACAAGTGATGGATGCGATTTTTGGTCAACTGAAAAACCCATTGAACTTGATCCGTGCACCGTATGCCGCTGGAAAAGCAATCGGCTATACTTCCACAGATGTACCGATGACTTTTTTAGTCAAAAATAGTTTTTCTATCTTACGTGGTGCTGGTGGAATCGATCGTTTAAGTGTTCCAGCAGATAATACTTGGAGTTATGGACAGAGTGATTACGCTGGTAGTATCCTCGTCTTAGATAAACAAATGAACCGCGAAAAGATTGAACAATTTTTGAGTGAGTGA
- a CDS encoding type II toxin-antitoxin system Phd/YefM family antitoxin — translation MSNTTLNPSAARKKFYQLLKEVNENHTEIEIISERSENNAVLIGLEDWRAIKETLLLEQTGTLDIVKKREQDDTGFTNVDEIDWDDL, via the coding sequence ATGTCTAATACTACTTTAAATCCGAGTGCTGCCCGTAAGAAATTTTATCAATTGTTAAAAGAAGTGAATGAAAATCATACAGAAATCGAGATTATTAGTGAGCGTAGTGAGAATAACGCGGTCTTGATTGGTTTAGAAGATTGGCGAGCAATCAAAGAAACGCTACTTTTAGAACAAACGGGTACACTTGATATCGTAAAGAAAAGAGAACAAGACGATACGGGATTTACAAATGTAGATGAGATTGATTGGGATGACCTTTGA
- a CDS encoding Txe/YoeB family addiction module toxin — protein sequence MGSYKVVVKISAKADLKKLKSSNLKNQFLAIIETLKTDPYCPKQAFEKLKPTNEGRYSRRLNRQHRVVYKINDKEKIVEIYSAWTHYE from the coding sequence ATGGGAAGTTATAAGGTAGTAGTTAAAATCTCAGCTAAAGCAGATTTAAAAAAGCTAAAGAGCTCTAATTTAAAAAATCAATTTCTTGCTATTATCGAAACATTAAAAACTGATCCTTATTGCCCTAAACAAGCATTTGAAAAGCTAAAGCCAACTAATGAAGGAAGGTATTCAAGAAGATTGAATCGCCAACATCGAGTGGTGTATAAAATAAATGATAAAGAAAAAATTGTTGAGATTTACTCTGCATGGACTCACTATGAATAA